In the genome of Bosea sp. ANAM02, the window GTGCCTTGCGCAGGGCGGCGACGCGGCCGGCGACCAGCTTCGGATCGCTCGGCTCGGAGAAAGACTGGAAACGGCAGGTCGGCAGGGTCGAATCGGTCATGGCGAGGTCCGGCTGAAGTCTTGGCATCGTCGCCTCGCGTCGCTGAAAGTGCCAGTGCAAAAGCGTCGGCGCGGTGCTGCCCATTCGGTGGGACGGTGCTGCCTTCAGGCTCCGCATTGTGCCGATTGGTTATGCAATCTACGCAAACATTAAAGGATATGGACAGATCGCATGCGTTTTGTGCATATCTTGCATATGCGAACATATCTTCTCGCAAGTGCGAAATGACCCCACTTTGGTCGCATAAGAGAACGAGGAAGCGACCGGGACTGTCCTTCGTTTTTCGGAGATGGACCCATGACCTATGTGTTGAACAATGCCGACGTGCTGCCCGTTGCCGTGGTAGCCGAGACCAAGGCCGACCGGCCGGGCCTGATGCAGCGGATCTTCGCCGCACTGCTGGAAAGCCGGATGCGTTCCGCAACCCGCGAACTGCGCGCCCGCAACCTCCTCGTCAACGAGGCTGAGATCGTCCTGGGCGGCTTCCCGTCCGCGACGCTGTCGAGCGACGTCTCCCTGCCTTTCAACCGCTGAATTCACGCCGCCGCGGCCCTGAGCCGCGCAGCCGACTACCCCTGAGGATCTTCACCATGATCGCCGTCATCAAGCACATCTACGAACAGATCGCCGACGCTGCGAAGTTCACCGCCGCCGTCTGGCACGATGCCCGCAGCCTGCAGGCCGATGCCGAGAAGAAGTACGGCTATATCGGCTTCTGAGCGGTAACGCGTAACGACCTCGCGCTTCCCTTGGGAGCGCCGGAGGTCAGGCAAGGCGGCGTGGCCTCGGGGCTGCGCCGCCTTTTTTCATGACCAGCGTCGCCCAGCCTTCGCGCAGCGAATGGCTGGCGAGATAGACGCCCTGATGCCGGTAGGCCGAGACCACGCCGGCAACGTCCATCGCCAGCAGGCCGGACAGGATCAGCGTGCCGTTCGACGAGAGCACGCGCGCGATCGACGGGGCCAGCCGCTTCAGCGGGCCGGCCAGGATATTGGCGAAGACGAAGTCGAAATGGCCGGGGTGCCAGGCCTTGGCATGGCGCAGGCCGGGCGCGACATAGAGATCGAGCGCGTTCGGCGCATGGTTGAGCCGGGCGTTATGGGCGGAGACCTCGATGGCGACCGCGTCGATATCGCCGGCGACGACCTTGCGCTTGATCTGCTTGGCGAGCGCCAGCCCCAAAATGCCGGTGCCGGTGCCGATATCGATGCCGTGGCGCGGGCGGCGCTTCTTCAGCTCGGCATCGAGCGCGAGCAGGCAGCCGGCAGTCGTACCGTGATGGCCGGTGCCGAAGGCGAGCGCGGCTTCGATCTCGATCGCGACATCGTTGGTGCGGACGACGTGCCGGTCATGCGCGCCATGGACGAGGACCCGACCGGCGCGGACGGGCTTCAGCCCGTCGAGGCTGTTGGCGACCCAGTCCTTGGTGTTGACGGTGGTGAAGGGCGTGTTGTCGACGAGCTCGCCGACGATCGGGCGCAGCAGGTCGCGCACCGCTTCCTCGTCCGGCGGGTTGGCGAAATAGATCTCGACCTTCCAGGGGATATTCATCGAGAGCGTGGTGATGCCGTCCTCGACCTCGAAGGCGGAGATCGCCGTCTCGGTGGGATCGAAAATCTCGCCGAGCAATTCGGTGAGGGCCCGGGCCTGTTCGCCCGAGGTGGAGAGTTCGAGGACGGTCGCGACCGTCGCTGGCAGGAGGCCTTCGCGCATGCGCTGGCCTTAGCAGCGCGCGGGAAGGTTGTCATGCGGACTGTCCCGCCTTCGATCGTGCCGCGCGTGCCTCATTGAAAGAGAGAGCTCAGATAGTGCGGGGAACCCTCTCCCGGAGGGAGAGGGCAGGGTGAGGGGTCGGCCGTTGGACGCTCTAGCTGTAACCCGACCGCAGCAGTGGCGAGGGCGTGCCTCACTGGTCCAGGGGCCTACACCTCACCCCTACCCCTCTCCTTACAGGAGAGGGGTTCCCGCGCCTTTTCCTTGAATCCTCAGTTACGCGTGCTGCGCGTTGAGCCCGGCGAAGACCTGGCCGAAACTGCCGGTCGCTTCGGCGAAGCGCAGCGGCTTGCAGCGTTCGACGATGACCTCGCCGGCCTCAGGCCGGGTTTCGAGGATCGTCATCACCTCGCTGGTGAAATCGGCGAGCGGCATCGCGGCCGGGTCGACCGCCTGATGCGGGCCGAGCAGTTCGGTCTGGACATAGGGCGGGGCGATCTCGATGACCTCGACAGACGTGTCCTTGAGCTGCTCGCGCAGGCCGATCGACCAGGAATGGATCGCGGCCTTGGTCGCGCTGTAGGTCGGGGTCGCAGCCAGCGGCACGAAGGCGAGGCCGGACGAGACGGTCAGGACCGTTGCCTGCGGCTGCTTCAGGAGATGCGGCAGCAGCGCGGTCGTCAGGCGGATCGGGCCGAGCAGGTTGGTCGCGATCGTCTCCTCGGCGATGGCGAGATTGTCGGCGGCCGGCACGTTCTCCGGCTTCATGATGCCGGCATTGTTGATGACGGCGTTGAGCTGCGGGAAGCGCGCGACGGCCTGCCGGGCGAAGGCCGCGATATCGGCCTCGTCCTGGATGTCGAGCAGCATCGATTCCATGCCGGGATTGGCAGTGGTGACCGCATCGAGCACGGCTTCGCGGCGCCCGGCGACGATGATCGTGTTGCCCTTGGCGTGCAGCGCCTCGGCCAGCGCCCGGCCGATGCCCGAGCCGCCGCCGGTGATGAGGATGGTGTTTCCGGAAATCTTCATGGCAAAGCCCTCTCGTGGTTGCACGAGACGAGATGGCGGCCATACTCTTCAATGGAAAGAAGGCGCTTGAAAGTGCCATACGCACCAAAAGGAGAGTGTCCGATGCAGGCGATCCGGACCGCCATGGCGGCGATGCATCAGCGCAGCGAGGCGATCCCGCCGGTCAGCCCGGCGGTGGAATCGCTGGTGCGGCAGGTCATCGCGCAGATCGCCGACAAGTGGACCATGCTGGTGCTGGAGGCGCTGGAGGAACGCGGCACGCTGCGCTTCACCGAAATCGGCCGGATCGTCGGCGGCATCAGCCAGAAGATGCTGACCAAGACGCTGCGCGAGATGGAGCGCGACGGGCTGGTCGTCCGCACCGTTCATCCGGTGATCCCGCCGCATGTCGACTACACGCTGACGGAGCTGGGCCGCGAGCTCAGCGCCGCCTTCTGCGGGGTCTGGACCTGGGCCGAGACCTATTACGGAGAGGTGCAGGCAGCCCGGAAGGCCTTTCGCGAGCGGGAAGGCGGGGCTTGAGGGCTCAGAGGTCCTTGGTCAGGTAGATTCGTGTCGCGCCCGGCGGCTTCGGGGCGATCTCGCCGAAGACCTGCCAGCCGAGCTTCCTGTAGAACTCGGGTGCCTGGAAGCTGATGGTGAAGAGCACGGCCTTGCTGCAGCCGCGCCGGCGCCCTTCCTCCTCGGCCATGGCGAGGATACGGCTGCCGATGCCGGTGCCGCGCAGGCTCTTCGGGAGATAGACGGTATCGATGAAGAGCAGGCCGAGCGAGGTGCGGCCCGCCAGCCCGCCGATCGGCTTGCCCGTCTCGGGATCGTTGATGCGGATCTGCAGTTCCTGGCGATCATGCCGGCCGATCGCGGCGTCGTTATAGTCCTTCAGGCCTTCGCCGAGCAGCTTGC includes:
- a CDS encoding 50S ribosomal protein L11 methyltransferase, which encodes MREGLLPATVATVLELSTSGEQARALTELLGEIFDPTETAISAFEVEDGITTLSMNIPWKVEIYFANPPDEEAVRDLLRPIVGELVDNTPFTTVNTKDWVANSLDGLKPVRAGRVLVHGAHDRHVVRTNDVAIEIEAALAFGTGHHGTTAGCLLALDAELKKRRPRHGIDIGTGTGILGLALAKQIKRKVVAGDIDAVAIEVSAHNARLNHAPNALDLYVAPGLRHAKAWHPGHFDFVFANILAGPLKRLAPSIARVLSSNGTLILSGLLAMDVAGVVSAYRHQGVYLASHSLREGWATLVMKKGGAAPRPRRLA
- a CDS encoding SDR family oxidoreductase encodes the protein MKISGNTILITGGGSGIGRALAEALHAKGNTIIVAGRREAVLDAVTTANPGMESMLLDIQDEADIAAFARQAVARFPQLNAVINNAGIMKPENVPAADNLAIAEETIATNLLGPIRLTTALLPHLLKQPQATVLTVSSGLAFVPLAATPTYSATKAAIHSWSIGLREQLKDTSVEVIEIAPPYVQTELLGPHQAVDPAAMPLADFTSEVMTILETRPEAGEVIVERCKPLRFAEATGSFGQVFAGLNAQHA
- a CDS encoding GNAT family N-acetyltransferase is translated as MPPEITLTDAEDDAFRKLLGEGLKDYNDAAIGRHDRQELQIRINDPETGKPIGGLAGRTSLGLLFIDTVYLPKSLRGTGIGSRILAMAEEEGRRRGCSKAVLFTISFQAPEFYRKLGWQVFGEIAPKPPGATRIYLTKDL